A segment of the Bacteroidia bacterium genome:
ACGTCAGTTCGAGCCTGCCTGATTGACCATGTCAAGCAGGTCTGGCCCCTATCCGCCTTCGGCGGCATAGGCAGGCCCGCTACTTAGCCCAAAGAGAAATCTTTGGGCTTTTTTGTTGAGCTCATATCAGAAGTATTATTTCTTAATACCCCAAAGGCAACCCTTCGTAAAAAAGACGTCTTTTCTGCAACCAACCAACAAATACAAATGAAAAAAGCATTGGTTCGCATACTCACACTCCTCTTACCCTGCCTGTTCACTTCGCCAGCAAACGCCACCCACGTTGTTGGCGGCCAGATTGAATATACCTGGCTTTCTGGTATGGACTATGAATTCCAGGTGACTTTCTACCGCGACTGTAATCCCGGAAATGCGTCTATGCCGCTCAGCACCACGCTTTGTTTTTTCGACAAGGTTACCAATATCCAGTATTCTACCCTCACCCTGAATATTGTGAATGATGATACCCTTTCACTCGGCGATGCCTGCTATACTCCTACTGGTCTTTGTGTTGAAAGAGGCGTGTTCAAGGGAACGATTACTATGACGGCCAATCCTAACGGCTATTATATCATTTACTCTCTTTGTTGCAGAAATAACATCATCACCAATATTTCAAATCCCGGCTCCGTGGGGATGACATGGTATGCCGAAATGCCTGATCCGGCACTGCAGAACAGTTCGCCGAAATTCGGCTCCTACCCGAATGCCTATCTGTGCAACAGCGTGAACAACCTTCAGGATTTGTCAGCCAACGATGTCAATGGTGATGTGCTTACCTACTCCATCGTTGATCCATGGGACGATAACGGCTGCGTTGCAGCACCTTATCCGGTAGTGCCATATGCCCCCGGTTATTCTCTCGCTAATCTCCTTGGAGGCACCAGTACGCTTTCCATCAATCCCACCACCGGCATGCTCAGCGCATACCCTGTGAACGCAGGTGTTTTTGTTATCTCAATACGCGTGGAAGAATACCGGAACAACGTGAAGATCGGGGAAATCAGACGCGATATGCAGTACTCGGTACTCAACTGCACCACCGGCAGTACTCCTGTACTTTCCCTCAACCAGCCAAACATAGTGGATACCATTATTGGCGGAAAAAATCATTGCTTCCAGGTTAAGCTGAACGCAATCAACGTATCTGGAGCAGATCTTCTCACACTCATCGGTGCTTCTCCTGAACTGGCATCTCCTTCCGAAAATCTTCCCACCGTTACCTTCGTTTACGATACCACCCGTACGCCCGATTCCATTATCGCCAATGTGTGTGTTAATGCTCCCTGCCACTCCATTCGCACGAACCCCTATTATGTAACATACTATGGAATTGATTCCTCCTGTGCCGGTATAGACACCGCGATGATATTGTATACCTTCTATGTCGTTCCGCCCGGGGATCTCGAAAATCCTCCCAATATTATTACTCCCAACGGTGATGCACTAAACGACTTTTTCTCACTCACAAAGGAAAACGATTTGTGCTTCGATCATTTCAATATTGATATTTATAACCGCTGGGGTAATCATATTTACGAATCAGAAGACTATGCCTTCCGGTGGGACGGAAAGACTAAGACGGGGAATAATGTCTCCAATGGCGTTTATTATTATATCATCAATGCCGGCTTCATGGAGAATACATACCAATTCACTGGGTTTGTCCATGTAAATCAATAATTTCCCCTGCCCCTCACAGCGCTCAGGGCTTAAACAGAATTCTTACCTTCGTGTAAGGAAAACCCCTGTTGTGTCCTCCCGTACCCTTTTTATTTTCTACATCCTTGTTGGCTACATACTGATTCAGTTGGGCTGGTGGGCCTGGTTACTAACCGACCTGAACCAGGAAATTTACCTTCTGAAGAATGAGGTTAACCTGCTCACTGCAGGATCTCCATCTGAAACCATGAAGCAGGGAAATGAACTGCTGACCCGCCTCCATTCAAAACAACGTATGATCCTTGGGGAAGGACTGGTATTTCTGACTTTTCTTGCGGCAGGGATTGTGATTACCCGAAGGAGTATTCTTAAAGAAAGAAAACTTGCGGAACAACAGCGAAATTTCCTGCTCTCGGTAACTCATGAACTGCGTACCCCTATTGCATCCCTTAAACTGCAACTGGAAACCATTCAAAAAAGGGAATTGGATCAGCACAAGAAAAAAGAACTGCTGCAATCCTGTTTACATGATACAGACCGGCTGAATGCCCTGGTTGAGAATATTCTAACAGCCACGGCCATTGACCAGAAGGAATTCTGCCTTCAAAGAAGGGAAGCTGATCTCTCTGCCTACCTGAACGAATTAGTGGAAAAATCACTCCGTGCTCTTGCACCGTCTCAGTCGGTAACTATCCGGGTCGAGTCCGGGATCCGGTTCTCCTTTGACGAAATGGCCATTGCGTCTATTGTGAATAACCTGCTGGAAAACGCAGTAAAATATTCTCCCCCTGAAGGGATCATCGTGATCACACTTAAAACTATTAACGGGGAGCCTGAACTGAGTGTCAGTGATCAGGGCCCCGGAATACCTGACCCGGAAAAAGAGCGGATATTCGAGCGCTTCTACCGCGGCGGCAATGAAAATACGCGTAAGGCACGGGGAACAGGCCTGGGTTTGTTCATTGTAAAGTTTCTGGTAATGCAGCATAACGGCAGTATACGCCTGATGGATAATTCACCGGCAGGCTGTATCTTTACTGTACGTTTCAGAAAATGAAAAAAGCAACCCTTATAGTGCTTGACGGCTGGGGGAAAGGAGATGGTTCCCGCTCGGATGCAATAGCACATTCCAACGTTCCTTTTTTCCGGCATCTGATGAAATCATACCCCTCGTCTACATTGCTTACCTACGGTGAACACGTGGGACTACCGGACGGACAAATGGGTAATTCAGAGGTGGGTCATATGAATATCGGAGCTGGCAGAGTGGTTTATCAGGAACTGGCTAGGATTGATAAAGACATTCGCGACAAACACTTTTTTAAAAACCCTTTGCTTCTTTCCGCCTTCCGTCATGCTATAGAAAAAAAGAAAAACATACATCTGTTAGGACTTGTAAGTGACGGCGGAGTGCATTCACATATTCATCACCTGAAAGCCCTTTGTGACCTTGGAAAAGAACTCGCTGTTAATCAACTCTATATTCACGCGTTTACCGACGGCAGAGATACGGATCCAAGAAGCGGTCTGGGCTTTATCTCTGACCTTGAAAATCACCTGAAAAAATCTGTTGGCACCATTGCTTCTGTTTGCGGAAGATATTACGCGATGGACCGTGATAAAAGATGGGAGCGGGTAAAAGCTGCTTACGACCTCCTTACTGCCGGCAAGGGTGATCTGTTCAACTCAGCTTCTGAAGGCATACAGGCTTCGTACGCTCATGAAGTAACGGATGAGTTTATCCGGCCAATTAAGATCAACGGAACGCCCTCCATTATGGAAGGTGATGTGGTCATTTGTTTTAATTTCCGCACCGACCGTTGCCGTGAAATTACCACCGTACTCACACAGAAGGATATGCCGGAGCATGGTATGAGGACCCTACCGCTTCACTACACCACGTTTACCCGTTACGACGAATCGTTCCGCAACATTCATGTTGTATATGAGAAGGAGAATCTAAGTCTTCCCCTGGGTGAGGTGCTTGCCAACAAGGGAAAAACCCAGCTTCGCATTGCGGAAACAGAAAAATATCCTCACGTTACGTTCTTCTTCAACGGAGGAAGGGAAGAACCCTTTCCCGGTGAGAAACGGATCATGATTCCTTCACCGAAAGTAGCTACCTATGATCTGCAGCCCGAAATGTCGGCAAAGGAAGTTACGGATGCTGTTCTGAATGTGATGAGTGAAGGTAAAACAGATTTCATTTGTTTAAATTTTGCCAACCCGGATATGATCGGACACACCGGTGTATATTCTGCTGTACAAAAAGCACTTGAAACGGTGGATACCTGTCTTCAAAAAGTAGTGACTGCCGGAATGCAGGCTGGCTATTCCTTCATCGTACTCGCTGATCACGGGAACGCCGATTATATGATCAATGCTGACGGCACACCCAATACAGCGCATTCCATGAATCCGGTACCTTGCATATTAATTGATGAACGCTACCAGTCTATTCAAAACGGGAAATTAGGAGATATCGCCCCTACCCTTCTTACGATGATGGGAATTCCTGTTCCGGCGGAGATGACCGGAAATGTTTTACTTGGTCGTTGACTGGGAATCCCACTCTTCTCTGCCCAGGATCACAATACCTTCCATCTTTCTTCCGGTAAGAAGGTCGTTAAAAGTCTTTACATCGCTTTGAAAAATCTTCTCAGCCGCAGCCTTAGCATCTGCGTATTCCTTCTGCAGTGCAGCAAACCGGTCGTATTGCGAACGCGTTGGCTTACCTTCAAAAGACACCACCCCGTAATAGAGGTCCGAAATCTTCTCTCTCAGCTTCTCCTCTCCTGTAATATTTGTTCCCTCAATGGAGGCCACGAGGGTTTGATACAGCGCGTCTACCTTCCGGATCAGTGCATCCGCAGCCGCTACTACTTTTTTGTCTGCCGTGGCATTTTTTCTCGAAGTGGCCACATCCTTTATTTTGTTCAGTTGTGAAGCCAAAAAAGCCAAATTCTCCTGCATTTCAAAAATCTCCTTCATCAATTTCTGCTGCGCTGCCCTGTCTTCCGCAGTATAATAGGATTGAGGGTCGTAACCAAGAGTTATCTTCTGTTCAATCTGTTTTTCCCCCTTGATCAGACGCACAGTGTATTCACCGGAAGGGATCAGCGGACCCGTAAACCCTGAAAAATCCAGTTTCACACCCTTCGCTACACGAGGCGGCTTCATCCGCATATCCCAGGATACAACGTTCAATCCTCGTCTCTTTGACCCCGGAACAGCGCCTATTTTCTTACCCGAAGCATCGTAGAACTCAACACGTACATCCCCTTTCATTACACGATCTTTCAGGTAATAGCAGATGACCAATTCTTCGGAACTGTTGGATCCTGCATACCCTCCGTTAGGGAATGCTGCGCCGTA
Coding sequences within it:
- a CDS encoding gliding motility-associated C-terminal domain-containing protein, which codes for MKKALVRILTLLLPCLFTSPANATHVVGGQIEYTWLSGMDYEFQVTFYRDCNPGNASMPLSTTLCFFDKVTNIQYSTLTLNIVNDDTLSLGDACYTPTGLCVERGVFKGTITMTANPNGYYIIYSLCCRNNIITNISNPGSVGMTWYAEMPDPALQNSSPKFGSYPNAYLCNSVNNLQDLSANDVNGDVLTYSIVDPWDDNGCVAAPYPVVPYAPGYSLANLLGGTSTLSINPTTGMLSAYPVNAGVFVISIRVEEYRNNVKIGEIRRDMQYSVLNCTTGSTPVLSLNQPNIVDTIIGGKNHCFQVKLNAINVSGADLLTLIGASPELASPSENLPTVTFVYDTTRTPDSIIANVCVNAPCHSIRTNPYYVTYYGIDSSCAGIDTAMILYTFYVVPPGDLENPPNIITPNGDALNDFFSLTKENDLCFDHFNIDIYNRWGNHIYESEDYAFRWDGKTKTGNNVSNGVYYYIINAGFMENTYQFTGFVHVNQ
- a CDS encoding HAMP domain-containing histidine kinase, coding for MSSRTLFIFYILVGYILIQLGWWAWLLTDLNQEIYLLKNEVNLLTAGSPSETMKQGNELLTRLHSKQRMILGEGLVFLTFLAAGIVITRRSILKERKLAEQQRNFLLSVTHELRTPIASLKLQLETIQKRELDQHKKKELLQSCLHDTDRLNALVENILTATAIDQKEFCLQRREADLSAYLNELVEKSLRALAPSQSVTIRVESGIRFSFDEMAIASIVNNLLENAVKYSPPEGIIVITLKTINGEPELSVSDQGPGIPDPEKERIFERFYRGGNENTRKARGTGLGLFIVKFLVMQHNGSIRLMDNSPAGCIFTVRFRK
- a CDS encoding 2,3-bisphosphoglycerate-independent phosphoglycerate mutase, whose translation is MKKATLIVLDGWGKGDGSRSDAIAHSNVPFFRHLMKSYPSSTLLTYGEHVGLPDGQMGNSEVGHMNIGAGRVVYQELARIDKDIRDKHFFKNPLLLSAFRHAIEKKKNIHLLGLVSDGGVHSHIHHLKALCDLGKELAVNQLYIHAFTDGRDTDPRSGLGFISDLENHLKKSVGTIASVCGRYYAMDRDKRWERVKAAYDLLTAGKGDLFNSASEGIQASYAHEVTDEFIRPIKINGTPSIMEGDVVICFNFRTDRCREITTVLTQKDMPEHGMRTLPLHYTTFTRYDESFRNIHVVYEKENLSLPLGEVLANKGKTQLRIAETEKYPHVTFFFNGGREEPFPGEKRIMIPSPKVATYDLQPEMSAKEVTDAVLNVMSEGKTDFICLNFANPDMIGHTGVYSAVQKALETVDTCLQKVVTAGMQAGYSFIVLADHGNADYMINADGTPNTAHSMNPVPCILIDERYQSIQNGKLGDIAPTLLTMMGIPVPAEMTGNVLLGR